In Candidatus Paceibacterota bacterium, the DNA window AGGATAGTGATGCAAAATCGCACAATAGTAACGGTGTCATCGACGCTGGTTTTCGATCTCGAGAAGAAGATCGAGGCGTATCTGAAGTCGCACGAGTGGCGTCGCCTGATTCACCCGCAGTTGGGTGATGATTTCCTTGTCACTCTCTGGAGCGAAGGAAATGTCCTCGGTGGCCTCGGCAAAGACGGCTTCGTCGAAATCGAGCGCAACAAGATTCCGGGGAAAAAGAACATCACCCGGGCTGTCTCGACCAGGAAGGCGGTGGAAAACTGTCTGAATGGAACCATTCGCGTTCGCGCTCTCGAAACGCACGAGCTTGTCGAAGTGGTCCAGGGCTGGGCTCTGCTGTCGATTCCCGATGCGGTGAAGGCGAAGGTCATCAACCACCGCACTGGCGAAGCCAACAACAAGGCGAAGCAGTTGAAGTTGCGTTTCCAGGGCAAGTCCGGCATGGTGCCAGGGCACGCTTCGATGGAAATCACGGGCCAATCGGCAAGTTGATCGGCACCTGTAGACGGCCAATCGGCCTAGTTCAACGGCTTGCGCACAGAAACGTTTTTAGTTAGTATGTGCCCTGCCGTTCAACCAGAAGAGGAGAAGCACCGATGCATCAACAAGGTTCAGGTTCATCACGCAGTTTTGCAGCCCGACGCGCGAATTACTTTGCGGGACAGGGCACGCAAGCACAGCCGATGTCGGGGGGAACAGGGGTCGCCGCAAATGATCCCAAGGCCACTTCCGCCGAAGAAGAAATCGTCGTCGACCCGAAAGAGTCGCCGGCAAAGCACCAAAAGCAGTAAGTCGGCCACGGCCGATTAACAGGTCCGCAAATCGTCAATCGACGGGGAGCGGGCCTTTTTCATTTGGCGAGCTGAACTGATATAATCATTTTTACGAGAATGAAAAATTCAAACGAAAATAAAGCAATGGAAAATGTTGCGTTCTATCGCAAATATCGTCCGCAGAAATTCGCGGACGTTTTAGGACAAGAGCACGTTGTTTCTGTTATTGAGAATTCGCTTTCGTCTGAAAGCATAGTTCATGCATATCTTTTTGCCGGTTCTCGCGGAACGGGCAAAACTTCAATCGCGCGCATTCTTGCTCGCGAACTCGGCACGTCGGACAATGACCTATACGAAATAGATGCCGCATCAAACCGTGGAATCGATGATGTCCGCGCATTGAAAGAATCGGTGCAGTCTCTACCTTTCGATTCAAAGTACAAAGTTTATATTATCGACGAGGTTCATATGCTCACCAAAGAAGCTTTTAACGCGCTTTTGAAAACTCTTGAAGAACCTCCAAAATATGTAATCTTCATTTTAGCGACGACTGAAATTGAAAAATTACCAGAGACGGTTGTGTCGCGTTGTCAGGTTTTCCAATTTAAAAAACCATCTCTTGAAACGTTGCGCGGGGTGATAGAAAAAATTGTTAAATCTGAAGGATACAAAATAGAGAAATCAGCGGGGGAGCTTATCGCTCTTTTGGGCGAAGGTTCGTTCCGTGACACGCAGGGGATTTTGCAAAAAGTGATCGGACTTTCAAAAGGGAAGGAAATTACTCGCACGGAGGTAGAGAACATCACCGGTGCGCCAGCGACAGAACTCGTGCGTGATTTTATTTTGGCGATTGCAACGCACGATTTGGAACGCGGGCTTTCTGCGGTGGGGAATACAGGAAAAGAGAATCGCGACATGAAGGTATATGCCAAACTCGTCTTGCGACAATTGCGCGCAGGGCTACTTTTGAAATATGCACCAGCGGGAGCAGAAAGTTTACTTTCAGATTTTGACGAGGACGAAAAGAAGTTTTTGAACACTCTCATTAAAGAAAATGGCAAGAATATCACCTCGGCGGTTTTAATAGAACTTCTCACCGCATACCAGCTTCTCGACTATTCTTACATCCCAGAACTTCCTTTAGAACTTGCTCTGATTAAGATTGTCGGGCAAAATGACCGAAGTTAGTTAAGGGCTTTAGGCTTTGCTAATAAGCTAATCCCTAAAAGCTAACAGCTGTATTTATTGGGGGATCGTCTAACGGTAGGACATGAGCCTTTGAAGCTCAGTATCTAGGTTCGATTCCTAGTCCCCCAGTTATGAATGATTTTATAAAATCATCTGTTGATTGGTTTAAAGAGAAAACTAATAGTTCCCTGTATTTTACTTATTTTGTTTTTGTTGTTGTTTGGAATTGGAAAACATTTTTCACTTTATTTTTTGAGGACGCCTCTCTTTTTGAGGCGCCTAGAGTTGAGTATGTGTTAACCAATTTCGGGGTACACTTTTATGCTACTGAGGAGATTATTCTTTATCGGGTTTTAGAATTTTTTACAAACATCATATGGCATGCAGGAGTACCAATATTACTTACTTTTTGGGCGGTAAAATATTTACCTAGATTTAATGCATGGGCACATGAAATTGAAGTGGAAAATTACTATAAAAGGAAGCGCGTTTATGACGCCAAGAAGATTACGTATGAAGAAGAAAAGACTTTCTTTTTAAAAACAGAAGCGGAAGAAAAAATAAAACAGAAGACTGCAAAGGATTCCATTCAGAAATCTCAGACTCAAGAAGAAAAATGGGAGTCTGAATTTTTGAGAATTGACGAGGAAGATGTTCGTGCGATTCAGGTTGGGGTTAGTACTATTTATGGAAAATCAGGACACTTTACGACTGATCCATTAAAAATGGCAGCAATTTCACAATATGGTAAGTACATCTCGCACGATTTGTATGCACGCCTTGATTCTATGAATCTCATAAAAAAGGATAATAACAACTCAAGTAAAATAGAATTCACCGAAAAGGGAAAGTATTTTGTTCGTAAATTACAAGAACAAAAGAGGGTTTAAAGGGTAATTTTTGGTTCGTCGTTTAAGTTTGAGATAATTTTCGACTTTGAAGGGTGGGGATAGTGTTTCGCATTCTGTTATATGGCAATTTGGAATAATA includes these proteins:
- the dnaX gene encoding DNA polymerase III subunit gamma/tau, coding for MKNSNENKAMENVAFYRKYRPQKFADVLGQEHVVSVIENSLSSESIVHAYLFAGSRGTGKTSIARILARELGTSDNDLYEIDAASNRGIDDVRALKESVQSLPFDSKYKVYIIDEVHMLTKEAFNALLKTLEEPPKYVIFILATTEIEKLPETVVSRCQVFQFKKPSLETLRGVIEKIVKSEGYKIEKSAGELIALLGEGSFRDTQGILQKVIGLSKGKEITRTEVENITGAPATELVRDFILAIATHDLERGLSAVGNTGKENRDMKVYAKLVLRQLRAGLLLKYAPAGAESLLSDFDEDEKKFLNTLIKENGKNITSAVLIELLTAYQLLDYSYIPELPLELALIKIVGQNDRS